A genomic window from Bacteroidota bacterium includes:
- a CDS encoding sigma-70 family RNA polymerase sigma factor, whose protein sequence is MSVDTHDNELIELLRKGESAAFRKLYVQHFNMIRYFVINNNGREEDARDLFQEASVVLFEQLSSGKFELHSSLKTWIYAVCRNKWLKQLEKKKKNIRLTDFEKAEDVMMEEKSSNEIIHQQLRISLSRLGVGCRKLLLLFYYFKKNMEEIATDLGYTNADNAKSQKYKCLQKLKTIYSGSETQ, encoded by the coding sequence ATGAGTGTTGACACCCACGATAACGAACTTATTGAGCTTCTCCGCAAAGGAGAGTCGGCTGCGTTCCGGAAATTGTACGTTCAGCATTTCAATATGATCCGCTATTTCGTGATCAACAACAACGGCAGGGAAGAAGACGCGCGCGATCTTTTCCAGGAGGCGTCGGTGGTTTTGTTCGAACAACTCTCGTCGGGAAAATTTGAATTGCATTCCTCTCTCAAAACGTGGATCTACGCCGTGTGCAGGAATAAATGGCTGAAACAATTAGAAAAGAAAAAGAAAAATATCCGGTTGACTGATTTTGAAAAAGCAGAAGACGTGATGATGGAGGAGAAATCTTCGAATGAAATAATTCACCAACAACTCAGAATAAGTTTGTCGCGATTGGGCGTTGGTTGCAGAAAATTATTGTTGCTCTTTTATTATTTCAAAAAAAATATGGAGGAGATAGCAACAGATCTCGGTTACACGAACGCCGACAATGCAAAATCGCAGAAATATAAATGCCTTCAGAAACTGAAAACCATTTATTCCGGTTCAGAAACTCAATAA
- a CDS encoding M28 family peptidase: protein MNNTSRFFLFTIPLFCFSFGGDSPDLKKQYSQEIIPADLCVYLSVIASDSFEGRETATRGLDMTAEFIAGKFRSFGIPELPSGGYYQDVPLLKFIPGNGSVMFNDQKFVYGKDFYYTPGIDDGKTDIQKIIFAGYGIQDSLYKDYSGIDISGSAVMFLADEPIDKNGNSLITGKKELSSWSTQRRRKINEAKKRGAAALLIIVPDFQKKFLENKKYLSAPTLKPDEDLVVEIKSDNPPVLYISKEMADMLLVKAKKKTNTGQAIAAIAKKKKTFQAEINSLLVIDIERESEKVHSENVLGFIEGGDLKKEIVVVTAHMDHLGKDSTEIYNGADDDGSGTTAVIELAKIFAQAKKDGHGPRRSMLFMTFTGEEKGLLGSRWYSDHPVFPLENTVCDLNIDMIGRIDKDHQQDTGYVYVIGSDMLSSELKKINETNNNNYTKLQLDYRYDDPNDPNSFYTRSDHYNFAKHGIPVAFFFNGVHEDYHKPTDEIQKIDFPLMAIRARLVFCTAWEIANRDARLVVDKKQKNK from the coding sequence GTGAACAATACTTCCCGTTTTTTTCTTTTTACAATTCCTCTTTTTTGTTTCTCTTTCGGAGGCGACAGCCCGGACCTTAAAAAACAATATTCCCAGGAAATAATTCCCGCCGACCTGTGCGTCTATTTATCCGTTATTGCTTCCGACAGTTTTGAAGGAAGAGAAACCGCCACCAGGGGGCTCGACATGACGGCAGAATTCATTGCCGGAAAATTCAGATCGTTCGGTATTCCGGAATTGCCTTCTGGCGGATATTACCAGGATGTTCCACTGTTGAAATTCATTCCCGGCAACGGCAGCGTGATGTTTAACGATCAGAAATTTGTTTACGGAAAAGATTTTTATTACACACCCGGAATTGATGATGGCAAAACAGACATTCAGAAAATAATTTTCGCCGGCTATGGGATCCAGGACAGTTTGTATAAAGATTATAGCGGTATCGATATTTCGGGAAGCGCCGTTATGTTTCTCGCCGATGAACCCATTGATAAAAACGGGAATTCGCTGATCACCGGGAAAAAAGAATTATCGTCGTGGAGCACGCAGAGAAGAAGAAAGATCAACGAAGCAAAAAAAAGAGGAGCCGCCGCACTGTTGATCATTGTCCCTGATTTTCAGAAAAAATTTCTGGAGAATAAAAAATATTTATCAGCGCCCACGCTGAAGCCGGATGAAGATCTTGTCGTGGAAATCAAATCAGATAATCCGCCCGTGCTTTACATCAGCAAAGAAATGGCGGACATGCTGCTGGTAAAAGCGAAGAAAAAAACCAACACCGGCCAGGCCATTGCTGCGATCGCAAAAAAGAAAAAAACTTTTCAGGCAGAGATCAATTCACTCCTCGTTATTGACATTGAGCGTGAGTCGGAAAAAGTACATTCTGAAAATGTGCTGGGCTTCATCGAAGGAGGTGATCTGAAAAAAGAAATTGTTGTGGTGACTGCGCACATGGACCATCTCGGAAAAGACAGCACGGAAATTTACAATGGCGCCGATGACGACGGATCGGGAACAACCGCAGTGATCGAGCTTGCGAAAATTTTTGCGCAGGCGAAAAAAGACGGGCATGGCCCGAGAAGAAGCATGTTGTTCATGACTTTCACCGGCGAAGAAAAAGGATTGCTCGGATCAAGATGGTATTCCGATCACCCGGTTTTCCCATTGGAAAATACTGTTTGCGATCTGAACATCGACATGATCGGAAGAATTGATAAAGACCACCAGCAGGACACCGGCTATGTTTACGTGATCGGCTCAGATATGCTGAGTTCTGAATTGAAAAAAATAAACGAAACGAATAACAACAACTACACAAAACTTCAGCTTGATTATCGCTACGACGACCCGAACGACCCGAATTCTTTTTATACGCGCTCCGATCATTACAATTTTGCGAAACACGGAATTCCCGTTGCTTTTTTCTTCAATGGCGTTCATGAAGATTATCACAAACCCACTGATGAAATTCAGAAAATTGATTTTCCGCTGATGGCGATCCGCGCCCGGCTTGTATTCTGCACGGCATGGGAAATTGCCAATCGTGATGCGCGACTCGTAGTTGATAAAAAACAAAAGAACAAATGA
- a CDS encoding YqaE/Pmp3 family membrane protein, translating to MKNFFHAHLPLLFVLAIVGSSCSYNGRITVDKRHYGKGFFVQVNKHSLPADNDPAIEKTPTALQAKQEPALNVRENIVVADRPSPENNAAVNSNHKKNLPENSAPEKKNPVKQILKKYLPPGKKSNSNSSPGGGGDTNQLILVLLAILLSPLAVYLKEGVTNRFWIDLVCWLLGVGVVGLFYYGGLLLLFAIVFAVLIVLGSI from the coding sequence ATGAAAAACTTTTTCCACGCACACCTTCCTTTGCTTTTTGTTCTGGCCATTGTTGGCTCTTCCTGTTCGTACAACGGGCGCATCACAGTTGACAAGCGCCATTACGGTAAAGGATTTTTCGTCCAGGTAAATAAGCACTCTTTACCGGCAGACAATGATCCGGCAATTGAAAAAACACCGACCGCTCTTCAGGCAAAACAGGAGCCGGCATTGAATGTTCGGGAAAATATTGTTGTTGCTGATAGGCCATCGCCGGAAAATAATGCCGCAGTAAATTCCAATCACAAAAAAAATCTCCCGGAAAATTCTGCTCCGGAAAAAAAGAATCCTGTAAAACAAATTCTGAAAAAATATTTGCCTCCGGGAAAAAAATCAAATAGCAATTCCTCTCCGGGCGGCGGAGGCGATACCAATCAACTCATTCTTGTTTTACTTGCCATTCTTCTTTCTCCGCTCGCGGTCTATCTGAAAGAGGGCGTTACCAATCGCTTCTGGATCGATCTTGTCTGCTGGTTACTTGGCGTGGGCGTAGTAGGATTATTTTATTACGGCGGACTTCTGCTGCTCTTTGCGATCGTATTTGCTGTGCTGATCGTTTTGGGAAGCATCTGA
- a CDS encoding T9SS type A sorting domain-containing protein has protein sequence MSRISLVVLFLFFSEYFPAQNVFFETYFGSGLPDCGRDLRQYSDSTIYEAGYTTDTIAHHTDVRLCKTDRFGNMLWTRTYGGSLDDDASGIEISSDGNLLMCGETYTTSNGIDALLMKVDTSGNILWQRNYGGPLNECINRMTVLADGKIAMTGFVSDAFSSNDIYVLVVDANGNYVWSANVGGMFNDVGHSICALPDSGFVVFGDTKRSAMADYNIEGVRFQNGGNILWDSTYSYNDTLADGCQNVILLSDGNLLLFGESQSTPFSWFDFLLHKIDLNGNTIWFRKQGGNLPDAAFSVCEVADGFIGTGYSQSYSPGPNNIIVFKTDTAGNLLWANPYGGPGIDIGYEIIPALGGGFFIGGTGNISGDDQFGLLHVDNGGWAGVEERSVSAIKIFPDPSGGNFSIIAPGKDLRVEIFSADGNLIFFEQTENSQGLMNIRKEFIPGIYFVRVNDGDEIVVKKLIVY, from the coding sequence ATGTCGCGCATTTCCCTTGTAGTTCTGTTTCTTTTCTTCTCAGAATATTTTCCGGCGCAGAATGTTTTTTTCGAAACTTATTTCGGAAGCGGCCTGCCTGATTGCGGAAGAGATCTTCGCCAATATTCCGACAGCACAATTTATGAGGCGGGCTACACAACCGATACAATTGCTCATCATACCGATGTCCGCCTTTGCAAAACAGATCGTTTCGGAAATATGTTATGGACACGAACCTATGGTGGTTCGCTCGACGATGATGCATCGGGAATAGAAATTTCTTCTGACGGAAATCTGCTGATGTGCGGGGAAACATACACTACTTCGAACGGCATTGATGCATTGCTGATGAAAGTAGATACGAGTGGAAATATTCTCTGGCAAAGAAATTACGGTGGCCCTCTCAATGAATGCATCAACCGAATGACAGTATTGGCAGATGGAAAAATTGCGATGACCGGTTTTGTGAGTGACGCTTTCAGTTCGAATGATATTTATGTGTTGGTGGTGGATGCAAATGGAAATTATGTCTGGTCTGCGAATGTGGGCGGAATGTTCAATGATGTTGGCCATAGCATTTGTGCGTTGCCCGATTCTGGCTTTGTGGTTTTCGGCGATACAAAAAGATCAGCGATGGCCGATTACAATATTGAAGGTGTTCGTTTTCAGAATGGCGGAAATATTTTGTGGGACAGCACTTACAGTTATAATGATACGCTTGCCGACGGATGCCAGAATGTTATTTTACTGAGTGATGGTAATCTTCTTCTCTTCGGTGAATCGCAATCCACTCCTTTTTCGTGGTTCGATTTTCTTTTGCACAAGATCGATCTGAATGGAAATACGATCTGGTTCAGAAAACAGGGAGGCAATCTTCCTGATGCGGCGTTTTCTGTTTGCGAAGTTGCAGATGGTTTTATCGGCACAGGTTACAGCCAGAGTTATTCGCCGGGACCAAACAATATCATTGTTTTCAAAACCGATACTGCCGGAAATTTATTGTGGGCCAATCCGTATGGCGGGCCAGGGATCGATATCGGTTATGAAATTATTCCTGCACTTGGCGGCGGATTTTTCATTGGCGGCACAGGAAATATTTCCGGCGATGATCAGTTTGGTTTATTGCACGTGGATAATGGAGGGTGGGCCGGTGTGGAAGAGCGAAGTGTTTCAGCAATAAAAATATTCCCGGATCCCTCTGGTGGAAATTTTTCGATCATTGCTCCGGGAAAAGATCTGCGCGTTGAAATTTTTTCCGCAGACGGGAATCTTATCTTTTTTGAACAAACGGAAAATTCGCAGGGCTTAATGAATATCCGCAAAGAATTTATTCCTGGAATTTATTTTGTCCGTGTTAATGATGGTGATGAAATAGTGGTGAAGAAACTGATCGTCTATTGA
- a CDS encoding lactate utilization protein, producing MTALAELFNNAAEKNTFDETHRSKMENNILRYDEKVKQGVAQYSNLDLAKTRAAGIRHKTIEHLDKYLIEFESNFVRHGGRIIWAQDAGEASRAIIELLKKKNISSVVKSKSMVTEEIGLNEELKKENIVSVETDLGEFIQQLDGEAPYHIVTPAMHKTKEDVAELFHRKMNTPEGLSPSEITQWVRVYLKKKFREAGAGITGANFLAADTGAISITENEGNAMMSFSAPKIHIVITGIDKIIPSFKDLDLFNSLLASYGTGQQISSYNSIISGPKQQGETDGPEELYLVLLDNGRTNALEKVDQRRALGCIRCGACLNACPVYVSAGGHAYASAYPGPIGAALLPNIFPDHSYDHLSNASPLCGKCTEVCPVKIDVHNLLLLNRRDAAATGRATKTENVMWFFWKGAMMKRSKMDKGGAKLKNFMLRQFFRKSWGDRRELPQVAQKSFNQMWRERKGIR from the coding sequence ATGACGGCTCTTGCAGAACTATTCAACAACGCGGCAGAAAAGAATACGTTCGATGAAACGCATCGTTCGAAAATGGAAAATAATATTCTGCGTTACGATGAAAAAGTGAAACAGGGAGTAGCGCAGTATTCCAATCTTGATCTTGCAAAAACAAGAGCAGCAGGGATTCGCCACAAAACCATAGAGCATCTCGACAAATATCTCATCGAATTCGAATCGAATTTCGTCCGGCATGGCGGCAGGATCATTTGGGCGCAGGACGCAGGAGAAGCGAGCCGGGCAATCATTGAGCTACTAAAGAAAAAAAATATTTCTTCAGTGGTCAAATCAAAATCGATGGTAACGGAAGAGATCGGTCTGAATGAAGAATTGAAAAAAGAAAATATTGTTTCTGTTGAAACCGATCTCGGAGAATTCATACAGCAGCTTGATGGCGAAGCGCCCTATCACATCGTAACGCCGGCCATGCACAAAACAAAAGAAGATGTGGCCGAATTGTTTCACCGAAAAATGAATACGCCGGAAGGATTATCTCCTTCGGAAATCACGCAATGGGTGCGCGTATATCTGAAAAAGAAATTCAGGGAAGCGGGGGCGGGAATTACCGGCGCGAATTTTCTTGCTGCCGACACGGGCGCCATCAGCATCACGGAGAATGAAGGCAACGCCATGATGAGTTTTTCTGCGCCGAAAATTCACATTGTGATTACGGGGATTGATAAAATAATTCCTTCATTCAAGGATCTCGATCTTTTCAATTCGCTGCTCGCATCGTATGGAACGGGACAACAGATCTCTTCTTATAATTCCATCATCAGCGGGCCGAAACAGCAGGGAGAAACAGACGGTCCCGAAGAATTATATCTCGTGCTGCTTGATAACGGAAGAACCAATGCGCTTGAAAAAGTAGATCAGCGTCGCGCGCTCGGGTGCATTCGCTGCGGCGCGTGCCTCAACGCGTGCCCTGTATATGTGAGCGCAGGAGGCCACGCGTATGCGAGCGCATACCCGGGACCGATCGGCGCAGCTCTTTTGCCGAATATTTTTCCCGACCATTCTTATGATCATCTCAGCAATGCATCGCCACTCTGTGGAAAATGTACAGAGGTGTGCCCGGTGAAAATCGATGTGCACAATTTGCTTTTGCTGAACAGGAGAGATGCTGCTGCTACGGGCCGCGCAACGAAAACAGAAAATGTAATGTGGTTTTTCTGGAAGGGCGCCATGATGAAAAGAAGCAAGATGGATAAAGGCGGAGCGAAGCTGAAGAATTTCATGTTGCGACAGTTCTTCAGAAAATCGTGGGGCGACAGAAGAGAACTACCGCAGGTTGCACAGAAATCTTTCAACCAGATGTGGAGAGAAAGAAAAGGAATCAGGTAG
- a CDS encoding PorT family protein has product MKQKNIFLTAAFLILFFSLHAQFRAGVGLCGVSSDIKGADFLDGDNDFNKAGFSAGLILNSFIDEQNSFQFELNYITKGTMQKSDSANNHYFKLALDYVEVPFVYRHRMDFVLNKKERKNFEIEFGASVGRLVKIRDIYNNYYQTYNTDQFHYTDVSILLGLNYHISEHFYAGLRYSNSVIPVMDKNKALFARRFTINNGNNMVYQLGVHYVFGNPNKAKEHDGSEGDSGNQ; this is encoded by the coding sequence ATGAAACAGAAAAATATTTTTCTCACCGCGGCATTTCTCATTTTATTTTTTTCACTTCACGCGCAGTTCCGTGCCGGGGTCGGTTTATGCGGCGTGTCGTCAGACATAAAGGGCGCCGATTTTCTCGACGGTGATAATGATTTCAATAAAGCGGGATTTTCTGCGGGACTTATTCTTAATTCATTCATTGATGAGCAGAACAGTTTCCAGTTTGAACTGAATTACATTACCAAGGGCACTATGCAAAAATCCGATTCGGCAAACAATCATTATTTTAAACTTGCGCTCGATTATGTAGAAGTTCCGTTTGTTTATCGCCATCGAATGGATTTTGTTCTCAATAAAAAAGAAAGAAAAAATTTTGAAATTGAATTCGGCGCATCTGTCGGGCGCCTGGTAAAGATCAGGGACATTTACAATAATTATTACCAGACGTACAACACGGATCAATTTCATTATACAGACGTGAGCATTTTGCTCGGGCTTAATTACCACATCAGCGAACACTTTTATGCCGGGCTTCGCTATTCGAACAGCGTGATTCCGGTGATGGATAAAAACAAAGCGCTGTTTGCGCGGCGATTTACGATCAACAACGGAAACAATATGGTTTACCAGTTGGGAGTGCATTATGTTTTTGGAAATCCGAATAAAGCGAAGGAGCACGACGGAAGCGAAGGCGACAGCGGAAACCAATAG
- a CDS encoding acyltransferase — MTTLAENKKPIHFAQMDALRFAAAFMVVIVHAWDGWTGWYGTPAPLRGNADAHSYNWFGDRLHHIIGNFNFGVDMFFMISGFLITYLMLREKSSTGKIDIPKFYLRRIFRIWPLYYFIIAITPLLIYWTGFAKPEYKPVIFFYNNFRTIATEQWTFPFAHFWSICVEEHFYLLWPFLVALFPIKRLPSVFLTVIIFSIGFRAYCSIHGWSWYHGYLNTFSRIDALALGGLGAWIIFHRPFKLKVPVYARLLVYISMIWLLSYDDLNEWNTLFDMLFKKYLYLLLFGMMMLNYVFNEDAALRWGPKHPVNYLGRCCFGIYLWGNIILNIFINKVTEKHPFMTHWYMFWPAIIFLSLIIPIISYELIEKPFMKFKSRFAIVKTRV; from the coding sequence ATGACCACTCTCGCAGAAAATAAAAAACCAATTCACTTCGCGCAGATGGATGCGCTGCGTTTCGCGGCCGCGTTCATGGTCGTGATCGTGCATGCGTGGGACGGGTGGACGGGCTGGTACGGAACGCCTGCGCCCCTGCGCGGAAATGCGGATGCGCATTCCTACAACTGGTTCGGCGATCGCCTGCATCACATCATCGGAAATTTCAATTTCGGTGTCGACATGTTTTTCATGATCAGCGGATTTCTCATTACATATCTCATGCTGCGTGAAAAAAGTTCAACCGGAAAAATTGATATTCCTAAATTTTACCTGCGTAGAATTTTCAGGATCTGGCCGCTGTATTATTTTATAATTGCAATTACGCCGCTGCTCATTTACTGGACAGGATTTGCAAAACCGGAATACAAGCCGGTGATCTTTTTTTATAATAATTTCCGCACGATCGCAACAGAACAGTGGACTTTCCCCTTCGCACATTTCTGGTCCATTTGCGTGGAAGAACATTTTTATCTCCTGTGGCCTTTCCTTGTTGCGCTCTTCCCGATCAAAAGACTTCCTTCTGTTTTTCTCACGGTGATCATTTTCAGCATCGGGTTCCGCGCCTACTGTTCCATTCACGGATGGAGCTGGTACCACGGTTACCTGAATACATTTTCGCGCATCGATGCGCTTGCGCTCGGCGGACTTGGTGCGTGGATTATTTTTCATCGTCCGTTCAAATTGAAAGTGCCGGTGTATGCTCGTCTTCTGGTTTACATTTCAATGATCTGGCTGCTTTCTTATGATGACCTGAATGAGTGGAACACGTTGTTCGATATGCTTTTCAAAAAATATCTTTACCTGCTGTTGTTCGGCATGATGATGCTGAATTATGTTTTCAATGAAGATGCGGCTTTGCGCTGGGGGCCGAAACACCCGGTGAATTATCTCGGGCGATGTTGTTTCGGAATTTATCTCTGGGGAAATATCATTCTCAATATTTTCATCAATAAGGTAACCGAAAAACATCCGTTCATGACGCACTGGTATATGTTCTGGCCGGCGATCATTTTTCTTTCGCTCATCATTCCCATCATCAGTTACGAACTCATTGAAAAACCTTTCATGAAATTCAAATCGCGTTTTGCCATTGTGAAAACGCGCGTTTAA
- a CDS encoding DUF3592 domain-containing protein, protein MLKWMLFVFALLVGSMAVYYGAKLFRMWRRMSRWTICDGELISKKTGPRKLSSGGRANKVILAKYRFSVNGKSFTGNTVFPIEILKGEKGFLQKDAEKLLEKITPVVKVHYDPIDPETNILFPGGPGLALLMIGMGIFTLIFGIALVIVR, encoded by the coding sequence ATGCTCAAGTGGATGCTTTTTGTTTTTGCGTTGCTCGTCGGATCGATGGCTGTTTATTATGGCGCAAAACTTTTCCGGATGTGGAGGAGAATGAGCCGATGGACAATTTGTGATGGCGAGCTGATTTCAAAAAAAACTGGCCCGAGAAAACTTTCTTCCGGCGGAAGGGCGAATAAAGTGATCCTGGCGAAATATCGTTTCAGCGTGAATGGAAAAAGTTTTACCGGCAATACGGTTTTCCCGATCGAAATTCTCAAAGGAGAAAAGGGATTCCTGCAAAAAGATGCAGAAAAACTCCTGGAAAAAATTACGCCGGTTGTGAAAGTTCATTATGATCCTATTGATCCGGAAACAAATATTCTTTTTCCCGGCGGGCCCGGGCTTGCTTTGCTCATGATTGGAATGGGAATTTTCACTTTGATTTTCGGTATCGCGCTGGTGATCGTGCGTTGA